Proteins encoded by one window of Erythrobacter sp.:
- a CDS encoding group III truncated hemoglobin: protein MSQAAQIDDARQHALHARAAKRAEAEAMGIDSVFISEMVERFYASIRTDELLGPIFAERIADWPVHLARMKQFWRSILHNSGEFSGNPMARHMAIPGLTEVHFTRWLDLFYANLRAMEEEPRATRLVAARARMIAESLLTGIAIKREGIEGCRAKRSLPHV from the coding sequence ATGTCCCAGGCTGCCCAGATCGATGATGCCCGCCAACACGCTCTCCATGCCCGCGCGGCCAAGCGTGCCGAAGCCGAGGCGATGGGGATCGACAGCGTCTTCATTTCCGAAATGGTCGAGCGGTTTTACGCATCCATCCGGACGGACGAATTGCTCGGCCCGATCTTCGCCGAACGCATTGCCGACTGGCCCGTTCATCTGGCGCGGATGAAACAGTTCTGGCGTTCGATCCTGCACAACAGCGGTGAGTTTTCGGGCAATCCGATGGCCAGGCACATGGCCATTCCCGGCCTTACCGAAGTGCATTTCACCCGCTGGCTTGACCTTTTCTACGCGAACCTTCGCGCCATGGAGGAAGAGCCGCGCGCCACCCGGCTGGTCGCTGCGCGCGCGCGGATGATTGCCGAAAGCCTGCTCACCGGAATCGCCATCAAGAGAGAGGGCATCGAAGGATGCCGCGCAAAAAGGAGCCTTCCCCATGTTTGA
- a CDS encoding trypsin-like peptidase domain-containing protein — MTRLFSLLTLLLAMVLALHPAPASADPADIDAATRGVVRVVIIGNDGGEIFPVSHGTGFAVGGERIVTNAHVVQQAIADNRLAIGIVPADGDRAVYARLVAVSVRNDLALLEATEPLGLPPLTVAGNPAQSGAVTAIGYPLNVDRAQGLSFSDMFRAQPPVTATGFLSGRRPSREMDTLLHTAPIAAGNSGGPLVDDCGRVIGVNSFGTLSEGSGAEFFFAISTRELLPFLRANNVTPRLNAAECRSLAELDAEERARQTAAQDAAERAAEAESEASAERTAELRRAMGYEVMTERDNGLALAFLFLLLGIGASALAGFGHFRQDFRLRAAAGSVAVVAIVAASVAWFTRPSFAQIDHRVEDALRTSMAEAETGEIALAAPTDEAAYTCVLDATRSRVVGDPEEDIPLEWSADGCVNERTQYGLESGEWTRVFVPASEAAVSINRFDPDKGELVMERYLLDRASMSTARTARGDYAAPSCGAGEDAARELGSHQAAILAGLPERPNERLVYRCEAASESSGAN; from the coding sequence ATGACCCGCCTGTTCTCCCTGCTTACGCTGCTGCTCGCCATGGTGCTGGCGCTGCACCCAGCCCCCGCCAGCGCCGACCCCGCCGATATCGACGCGGCCACGCGCGGCGTGGTGCGGGTGGTGATCATCGGCAATGACGGCGGCGAGATCTTTCCGGTCTCGCACGGAACCGGCTTTGCCGTGGGGGGAGAGCGGATCGTCACCAATGCCCACGTGGTGCAGCAGGCAATAGCGGACAACCGGCTGGCGATCGGCATCGTCCCCGCCGATGGCGACCGCGCGGTCTATGCCCGGCTCGTTGCAGTCAGCGTGCGCAACGATCTGGCGCTGCTCGAGGCGACCGAACCGCTCGGCCTGCCGCCGCTGACCGTGGCGGGCAATCCGGCCCAGTCGGGCGCGGTCACCGCCATCGGCTATCCGCTCAATGTGGACCGGGCGCAGGGGCTCAGCTTTTCGGACATGTTCCGCGCCCAGCCCCCGGTTACCGCTACCGGCTTCCTTTCGGGCCGCCGCCCCAGCCGCGAAATGGACACGCTGCTCCACACCGCGCCGATCGCGGCGGGCAACAGTGGCGGACCACTGGTGGACGACTGCGGGCGAGTGATCGGGGTCAATTCGTTCGGCACGCTGAGCGAGGGGTCGGGCGCGGAATTCTTTTTCGCCATTTCCACCCGCGAGCTGCTGCCGTTCCTGCGCGCCAACAATGTCACCCCGCGCCTGAACGCTGCCGAATGCCGCAGCCTGGCTGAACTCGATGCCGAAGAACGCGCCCGGCAGACCGCCGCGCAAGACGCGGCCGAACGCGCCGCCGAAGCTGAAAGCGAAGCCAGCGCCGAACGCACTGCCGAACTGCGCCGCGCGATGGGCTATGAAGTCATGACCGAGCGCGACAACGGCCTTGCGCTCGCTTTCCTGTTCCTGCTGCTCGGGATCGGCGCGAGTGCGCTGGCAGGGTTCGGCCATTTCCGGCAGGATTTCCGCCTGCGCGCCGCCGCCGGGAGCGTGGCCGTAGTGGCAATCGTGGCAGCGAGCGTCGCCTGGTTCACCCGCCCCTCCTTCGCGCAGATCGACCACCGCGTGGAGGATGCCTTGCGCACGTCGATGGCGGAGGCCGAGACCGGCGAAATCGCGCTGGCGGCTCCCACGGATGAAGCGGCCTACACGTGCGTCCTCGATGCCACACGCAGCCGCGTGGTCGGCGATCCGGAGGAGGATATCCCGCTGGAATGGTCCGCCGACGGCTGCGTCAACGAACGCACCCAGTACGGGCTCGAAAGCGGCGAATGGACCCGCGTGTTCGTGCCCGCGAGCGAGGCCGCCGTCTCGATCAATCGCTTCGATCCGGACAAGGGCGAACTGGTGATGGAACGCTACCTGCTGGACCGCGCTTCGATGTCCACCGCCCGGACTGCGCGGGGGGATTATGCGGCTCCGTCATGCGGTGCAGGGGAAGATGCTGCGCGTGAACTGGGGAGCCACCAGGCGGCGATTTTGGCGGGATTGCCGGAGCGGCCGAACGAGCGGCTGGTTTATCGGTGTGAGGCCGCATCCGAGTCCTCGGGAGCAAATTGA
- a CDS encoding homocysteine S-methyltransferase family protein, translating into MNKRDQLLAQAAQRVLIFDGAFGTQIQDRRLSEADFAGDLGLAADQKGNNDILALTRPDVIADVTRAYLAAGSDMVSTNTFSANRISQADYAAEGLVREINLASARIARELADEFAASDGRPRFVAGAIGPTNKTLSLSPDVEDPGYREIDFDYLTAVYRDQAEALVEGGADFILVETIFDTLNAKSAIMAVRQLAEALGRDVPLMLSMTLTDLSGRNLSGHTVEAFWNAVRHANPVTIGLNCSFGAEQLRPHIQHLSSVADTLLLAYPNAGLPNELGEYDEAPHTTAGLVGEWADHGRVNIIGGCCGSTPEHIAAMAARVAGLTPRAIPTREPKIRLAGLEPFTIAA; encoded by the coding sequence ATGAACAAGCGGGACCAACTGCTGGCCCAAGCCGCCCAGCGCGTGCTGATCTTCGACGGCGCGTTCGGCACCCAGATCCAGGACCGCCGCCTGTCCGAAGCCGATTTCGCGGGCGATCTTGGTCTGGCTGCGGACCAGAAGGGCAACAACGATATCCTCGCGCTGACTCGCCCCGACGTGATCGCCGACGTTACCCGCGCCTATCTGGCGGCGGGATCGGATATGGTCTCGACCAACACCTTTTCAGCCAACCGCATCAGCCAGGCCGATTACGCCGCCGAAGGGCTGGTGCGCGAAATCAACCTCGCTTCCGCCCGCATCGCGCGCGAACTGGCGGACGAATTCGCCGCCAGCGATGGCCGTCCGCGCTTTGTCGCCGGAGCCATCGGGCCGACCAACAAGACGCTCTCGCTCAGCCCCGATGTCGAAGACCCCGGCTACCGCGAGATCGATTTCGATTACCTGACCGCCGTCTATCGCGACCAGGCCGAGGCGCTCGTGGAAGGCGGAGCGGACTTCATCCTTGTCGAGACCATTTTCGACACGCTCAACGCCAAGTCCGCCATCATGGCCGTGCGGCAACTGGCCGAAGCGCTGGGACGCGACGTGCCGCTGATGCTGTCGATGACACTGACCGACCTGTCGGGCCGCAACCTGTCCGGGCATACGGTGGAAGCCTTCTGGAATGCGGTGCGCCACGCAAACCCCGTCACCATCGGCCTCAATTGCAGCTTTGGCGCCGAGCAACTCCGCCCGCACATCCAGCACCTTTCCAGCGTGGCCGACACCCTGCTGCTCGCCTATCCCAACGCTGGCCTGCCCAACGAGTTGGGCGAATACGACGAAGCACCGCACACCACGGCGGGGCTGGTCGGCGAATGGGCGGACCACGGCCGCGTCAATATCATCGGCGGCTGCTGCGGCTCCACCCCGGAGCACATCGCCGCCATGGCCGCGCGTGTTGCGGGCCTCACCCCCCGCGCCATCCCCACTCGCGAGCCGAAGATCCGGCTGGCGGGGCTCGAACCTTTCACGATTGCTGCATAA
- a CDS encoding cryptochrome/photolyase family protein produces MAAPVLVLILGDQLSPAIASLKGCDRDHTIVLMMEVWDEATYVRHHQQKIALIFSAMRHFAAGLAADGWRVDYVRLSDPDNAGSFTGELARAVERHQPRAIRVVEAGEWRVQREIDLWADKFACPVDILPDDRFLCSIAEFRDWAEGRAQLRMEYFYRAMRRKTGLLIEPDGTPTGGEWNYDAANRKPPKGNMFAPRRPRFAPDATTAEVIALVQQRFGTHFGTLDTFAWPVTRAQAEEAADSFITQRLASFGDYQDAMVHGQDDLWHSLLSTSLNCGLLDPLDLCRRAEAAYRAGKVPLNSAEGFIRQIIGWREYVRGFYWLHMPGLAADNALDATRPLPEFYWTGDTDMRCMADALRSTRDNAHAHHIQRLMVLGNFALLAGIAPREVQDWYLAVYADAYEWVELPNVAAMVLYADGGRLASKPYAASGNYINTMSDYCKQCRYKVAQKTGEGACPFNPLYWHFMDRHRERLERNPRIGRIFATWDRMGEAKQREYLASAEAFLATLEPARPGWARAVPAGIVDH; encoded by the coding sequence ATGGCCGCGCCCGTCCTCGTCCTGATCCTCGGCGACCAGCTCTCTCCGGCCATCGCCTCGCTGAAAGGCTGCGACAGGGACCACACCATCGTGCTGATGATGGAGGTGTGGGACGAGGCGACCTACGTCCGGCATCACCAGCAGAAGATCGCGCTGATCTTCTCCGCCATGCGCCACTTCGCTGCCGGGCTGGCGGCGGACGGCTGGCGGGTCGATTACGTCCGCCTCAGCGATCCCGACAACGCCGGCAGCTTCACCGGCGAACTGGCCCGCGCCGTCGAACGTCACCAGCCGCGCGCGATCCGCGTGGTCGAGGCGGGCGAGTGGCGGGTGCAGCGCGAGATCGACCTCTGGGCGGACAAATTCGCCTGCCCCGTCGACATACTGCCCGATGACCGCTTCCTCTGCTCGATCGCCGAATTCCGCGACTGGGCCGAGGGCCGCGCGCAGCTCCGCATGGAGTACTTCTACCGCGCAATGCGCCGCAAAACCGGGCTGCTGATCGAGCCCGACGGCACACCCACTGGCGGCGAATGGAACTACGACGCCGCCAACCGTAAGCCGCCCAAGGGCAACATGTTCGCCCCCCGGCGCCCGCGCTTCGCCCCCGATGCCACCACCGCCGAGGTCATCGCACTGGTGCAGCAGCGCTTCGGCACCCACTTCGGCACGCTCGACACCTTCGCCTGGCCCGTCACCCGCGCCCAGGCCGAAGAGGCGGCAGACAGCTTCATCACCCAGCGCCTCGCCAGCTTCGGCGACTACCAGGACGCGATGGTCCACGGGCAGGACGACCTGTGGCACTCGCTCCTCAGCACCTCGCTCAACTGCGGCCTGCTCGATCCGCTCGACCTGTGCCGCCGCGCCGAGGCCGCCTACCGCGCCGGCAAGGTGCCGCTCAATTCCGCCGAGGGCTTCATCCGCCAGATCATCGGCTGGCGCGAGTATGTGCGCGGCTTCTACTGGCTGCACATGCCCGGCCTTGCCGCCGACAACGCGCTCGACGCCACCCGCCCGCTGCCCGAGTTCTACTGGACCGGCGACACAGACATGCGCTGCATGGCCGATGCCTTGCGCTCCACCCGCGACAATGCCCACGCCCACCACATCCAGCGGCTGATGGTGCTCGGCAACTTCGCCCTGCTCGCCGGGATCGCGCCGCGCGAGGTGCAGGACTGGTACCTCGCCGTCTATGCCGACGCCTACGAATGGGTCGAACTGCCCAATGTCGCGGCGATGGTGCTCTATGCCGATGGCGGGCGGCTGGCGAGCAAGCCCTATGCGGCCAGCGGCAATTACATCAACACCATGTCGGACTACTGCAAGCAGTGCCGCTACAAGGTGGCGCAGAAGACCGGCGAGGGCGCCTGCCCGTTTAACCCGCTCTACTGGCACTTCATGGACCGCCACCGCGAACGGCTGGAACGCAACCCCCGGATCGGCCGGATCTTTGCCACCTGGGACCGGATGGGCGAGGCGAAACAGCGCGAATATCTCGCCAGCGCTGAAGCCTTCCTCGCCACGCTGGAACCTGCCAGGCCGGGCTGGGCGCGGGCGGTGCCGGCGGGCATTGTGGACCACTGA
- the metH gene encoding methionine synthase, protein MTSTPKTATFVNIGERTNVTGSAAFKKLIMAGDYPAAVEVARQQVENGAQVIDVNMDEGLLDAVHAMTTFLKLIAAEPDIARVPVMIDSSKWEVIEAGLKCVSGKPIVNSISLKEGEEPFLEAVRKCRDYGAAAVVMAFDEKGQADTKQRKVEICERAYKLMLANGFPAEDIIFDANIFAVATGMEEHDRYGLDFIEAVGEIKTRCPHALTSGGLSNLSFSFRGNEPVRRAIHSVFLYHAIPAGLDMAIVNAGQLDVYDTIDPVLRDACEDVVLARRPDATERLIALAESYRGTDAVAEKAAAEWRSLPVAKRLEYALVKGIDAHIVEDTEEARQTVTRPIEVIEGPLMDGMNVVGDLFGSGKMFLPQVVKSARVMKKAVAHLIPFIEAAKEAGAKPKGKIVMATVKGDVHDIGKNIVGVVLQCNGYEVIDLGVMVPWSTILDTARKEQADIIGLSGLITPSLDEMVTVAEEMQRAGMNLPLLIGGATTSRLHTALRIDTGYEGPVIHVLDASRAVGVASRLLSDTQKAALVEETKDEYQAMRDKRAGATQSTLLTLAGARAKAFTPDLSKKAPAPAQPGLHVFDDWDLADLLEVFDWTPFFRSWELAGNYPAILDDEVVGESARTLKADADAMLETIIAEKWLTAKGVCGFWPCRREEDDILLSPLPLAGGAGGGPEMQGVVVPTPDPSRQREGEIRLPMLRQQVAKSRDRANYCLADFIDPAGDWIGGFGVAIHGIDPHIARFKAEHDDYSDILLKALADRFAEAFAERLHQHVRTTLWAYAPDENLSNEDLVRERYAGIRPAPGYPACPDHSLKPTLFDLLDAGTNAGMVLTESNAMLPTSAVSGLYFAHPEASYFGVARIGRDQLEDYADRRGMDRGVAERWLRPNLD, encoded by the coding sequence ATGACCTCCACTCCCAAGACCGCCACTTTCGTCAATATCGGCGAGCGTACTAATGTCACCGGATCGGCGGCGTTCAAAAAGCTCATCATGGCGGGCGACTATCCCGCTGCGGTCGAAGTCGCGCGCCAGCAGGTCGAGAACGGCGCGCAGGTGATCGACGTGAACATGGACGAGGGGCTGCTCGATGCGGTCCACGCCATGACCACTTTCCTCAAGCTGATCGCCGCCGAACCGGATATCGCCCGCGTGCCGGTGATGATCGACAGCTCCAAGTGGGAAGTGATCGAGGCGGGGCTGAAATGCGTCTCCGGCAAGCCGATCGTCAATTCGATCAGCCTCAAGGAAGGCGAAGAGCCGTTCCTCGAAGCCGTGCGCAAGTGCCGCGATTATGGCGCTGCCGCCGTGGTGATGGCCTTCGACGAGAAGGGCCAGGCCGACACCAAGCAGCGCAAGGTCGAGATTTGCGAGCGCGCCTACAAGCTGATGCTCGCCAATGGCTTTCCCGCCGAAGACATCATTTTCGACGCCAATATCTTCGCCGTCGCCACCGGGATGGAGGAGCATGACCGCTACGGGCTCGACTTCATCGAGGCCGTGGGCGAGATCAAGACGCGCTGCCCGCACGCGCTGACCAGCGGCGGCCTCTCCAATCTCAGCTTCAGCTTTCGCGGCAACGAGCCGGTGCGCCGGGCGATCCATTCGGTGTTTCTTTACCATGCGATCCCCGCGGGGCTCGACATGGCCATTGTCAACGCCGGGCAACTTGATGTGTACGACACCATCGATCCGGTGCTGCGCGATGCCTGCGAGGACGTGGTGCTCGCCCGCCGCCCCGATGCGACCGAGCGGTTGATCGCGCTGGCCGAAAGCTATCGCGGCACCGACGCGGTGGCGGAGAAGGCAGCGGCGGAATGGCGCTCGCTCCCCGTTGCCAAGCGGCTTGAATATGCGCTGGTCAAGGGGATCGACGCGCATATCGTCGAAGATACCGAAGAAGCACGGCAGACCGTCACGCGCCCGATCGAAGTGATCGAAGGCCCGCTGATGGACGGGATGAACGTGGTCGGCGACCTGTTCGGTTCTGGCAAGATGTTCCTGCCGCAGGTGGTCAAGTCGGCGCGGGTGATGAAGAAGGCGGTCGCCCACCTCATTCCGTTCATCGAAGCCGCCAAGGAAGCCGGGGCCAAGCCCAAGGGCAAGATCGTGATGGCGACGGTGAAGGGCGACGTCCACGATATCGGCAAGAACATCGTCGGCGTGGTGTTGCAGTGCAACGGCTACGAAGTGATCGATCTCGGCGTGATGGTGCCGTGGTCCACCATCCTCGACACCGCGCGCAAGGAGCAGGCGGACATCATCGGTCTGTCGGGCCTCATCACGCCTTCGCTCGACGAAATGGTGACGGTTGCGGAGGAAATGCAGCGCGCCGGGATGAACCTGCCGCTGCTGATCGGCGGAGCGACCACCAGCCGCCTGCATACCGCGCTGCGGATCGACACCGGCTATGAAGGGCCGGTGATCCACGTGCTCGATGCCAGCCGCGCGGTGGGCGTGGCCAGCCGCCTGCTGTCGGACACCCAGAAGGCGGCGTTGGTCGAGGAAACCAAGGACGAATACCAGGCGATGCGCGACAAGCGCGCCGGGGCGACGCAGAGCACCCTGCTGACACTGGCCGGAGCCCGCGCCAAGGCGTTCACGCCGGATCTGTCGAAGAAAGCTCCCGCACCCGCGCAGCCGGGGCTGCACGTGTTCGATGACTGGGACCTGGCCGACCTGCTCGAAGTGTTCGACTGGACGCCGTTCTTCCGCAGCTGGGAACTGGCGGGGAACTACCCTGCGATCCTCGACGACGAAGTGGTGGGCGAAAGCGCCCGCACGCTGAAGGCCGACGCCGATGCGATGCTGGAGACGATCATCGCCGAAAAATGGCTGACCGCGAAGGGCGTGTGCGGCTTCTGGCCGTGCCGGCGCGAAGAGGATGATATTCTCCTTTCTCCCCTCCCGCTGGCGGGAGGGGCCGGGGGTGGGCCTGAAATGCAGGGCGTGGTCGTTCCCACCCCTGACCCCTCCCGCCAGCGGGAGGGGGAGATTCGTCTCCCCATGCTCCGCCAGCAGGTCGCCAAGAGCCGCGACCGCGCGAACTACTGCCTCGCCGATTTCATCGATCCGGCGGGCGACTGGATCGGCGGCTTCGGCGTCGCCATCCACGGCATCGATCCGCACATCGCCCGCTTCAAGGCGGAACACGACGACTATTCGGACATCCTGCTGAAAGCCTTGGCGGACCGCTTCGCCGAAGCCTTTGCCGAACGCCTGCACCAGCACGTCCGCACCACGCTGTGGGCCTACGCGCCGGACGAGAACCTCTCCAACGAGGACCTGGTCCGGGAACGCTACGCCGGAATCCGTCCTGCGCCGGGCTATCCCGCCTGCCCCGATCACTCGCTCAAGCCGACGCTGTTCGACCTGCTGGATGCGGGCACCAACGCCGGGATGGTGCTCACCGAAAGCAACGCCATGCTTCCGACCAGCGCCGTCAGCGGCCTCTATTTCGCCCATCCCGAAGCCAGCTATTTCGGCGTCGCGCGGATCGGGCGAGACCAGCTGGAGGACTATGCCGACCGGCGCGGTATGGATCGCGGTGTGGCGGAGCGGTGGCTGCGGCCCAATCTCGACTGA
- a CDS encoding Rrf2 family transcriptional regulator — MQLSLKTDYALRMLMALASTEGVLSVEWMAEHYGISRNHLAKVAQQLNAAGYVETTRGRTGGMRLARTPEQINIGAVVREFERFEGFVTCMGGEGNCVINGVCGLKPALGGALQAFLTYLERYTLADIADRPDAILARLESHRA, encoded by the coding sequence ATGCAGCTCAGCTTGAAGACCGATTATGCCCTGCGTATGCTGATGGCGCTGGCTTCCACCGAAGGGGTCCTCTCGGTCGAATGGATGGCGGAACATTACGGCATATCGCGCAACCACCTCGCCAAGGTGGCGCAGCAGCTCAACGCTGCCGGCTATGTCGAAACCACGCGCGGGCGGACGGGCGGGATGCGGCTCGCCCGAACGCCTGAGCAGATCAATATCGGCGCTGTGGTGCGCGAATTCGAACGGTTCGAAGGGTTCGTCACCTGCATGGGCGGCGAAGGAAATTGCGTGATCAACGGCGTGTGCGGATTGAAACCGGCGCTGGGTGGCGCGCTGCAGGCCTTCCTGACCTATCTGGAGCGATATACGCTGGCTGATATTGCCGACCGGCCCGATGCCATTCTGGCGCGGCTGGAATCGCATCGGGCGTAA
- a CDS encoding F0F1 ATP synthase subunit delta, with translation MELSAGIKASLAGRYASALFDLASEAGTVTAVENDLDRLDAALRESADLRALITNPEISRTQIAAAMAGVGNLLGLSELTRRFLGVLAENRRVSKIPAMIRAFASIAAAQRGEVQAEVASAHALTDEQISTLESRLRAREGRTVKLKSRVDPDLLGGLVVTIGSQRIDSSIRTRLNSLAQAMKSA, from the coding sequence GTGGAGCTTTCCGCCGGTATAAAGGCAAGCCTGGCAGGGCGTTATGCCAGCGCTCTATTCGATCTTGCCAGTGAGGCGGGCACCGTCACGGCGGTGGAGAACGATCTCGACCGGCTCGATGCCGCCCTGCGCGAATCGGCAGACCTGCGTGCGCTGATCACCAATCCGGAAATCAGCCGCACCCAGATCGCCGCCGCGATGGCGGGCGTGGGCAATCTTCTCGGCCTCTCGGAACTGACCCGCCGCTTCCTCGGCGTGCTGGCGGAAAACCGCCGCGTGTCCAAAATCCCGGCGATGATACGCGCCTTTGCCAGCATCGCTGCCGCGCAGCGCGGCGAAGTGCAGGCCGAAGTCGCCAGCGCCCATGCGCTGACCGACGAACAGATCTCCACTCTCGAATCCCGCCTGCGCGCCCGCGAGGGCCGCACGGTGAAGCTGAAGTCGCGCGTCGACCCCGACCTTTTGGGCGGGCTCGTCGTCACCATCGGATCGCAGCGGATCGACTCTTCCATCCGCACCCGTCTCAACTCGCTTGCCCAAGCCATGAAGAGCGCCTGA
- a CDS encoding methylated-DNA--[protein]-cysteine S-methyltransferase: MTDQPLTDSECWRIALAKDRRFDGVFVTGVHSTGIYCRPSCPARAPKRENVRFYATPEAAEAAGLRACKRCAPDQQSREEAAVLQALALLRDAEGAVPLEKLGAVTGYSPTHFQRIFARAVGLSPAAYSRALRRERAGEALAGEERVSDAIYAAGYSAPSRFYDDQRDVGMTASEWRNGGAGRAIHWAVVETTLGPMLVAATDKGVCCLAFNEGESELRARFPKAELIPAGESFQALFEQVTAAVEAPGSAQAIPLDVQGTAFQQRVWEELRRIPPGQTLSYGQLAARLGQPKASRAVGGANGANHVAVLIPCHRVIAADGKLGGYAYGLEIKAELLRREGQSG, translated from the coding sequence ATGACAGACCAACCCCTCACTGATTCCGAGTGCTGGCGTATCGCGCTGGCGAAGGACCGCCGCTTCGATGGCGTTTTCGTCACCGGCGTGCATTCGACCGGGATCTACTGCCGCCCCTCGTGCCCGGCCCGCGCACCCAAGCGGGAGAACGTGCGTTTCTATGCCACGCCCGAGGCAGCCGAGGCAGCGGGCCTGCGCGCCTGCAAACGCTGCGCGCCCGATCAGCAGAGCCGCGAGGAAGCGGCGGTCTTGCAGGCGCTCGCCCTGTTGCGCGATGCGGAAGGGGCAGTGCCGTTGGAGAAGCTGGGAGCAGTGACCGGCTATTCCCCCACCCATTTCCAGCGCATTTTCGCCCGCGCGGTCGGCCTCTCGCCCGCCGCCTACTCCCGTGCCCTGCGGCGCGAGCGGGCCGGGGAAGCGCTGGCGGGGGAGGAGCGGGTGAGCGATGCGATCTATGCCGCGGGCTATTCCGCCCCTTCGCGCTTTTATGATGACCAGAGGGATGTTGGCATGACGGCGAGCGAATGGCGCAATGGCGGGGCGGGGCGGGCGATCCATTGGGCGGTGGTGGAAACCACCCTCGGCCCGATGCTCGTCGCCGCAACCGACAAAGGGGTGTGCTGCCTCGCCTTCAACGAGGGCGAGAGCGAACTGCGCGCCCGCTTCCCCAAAGCCGAGCTGATCCCCGCCGGTGAGTCATTCCAAGCCCTGTTCGAACAGGTGACGGCGGCAGTCGAAGCCCCCGGCTCCGCGCAGGCGATCCCGCTCGATGTCCAGGGCACCGCGTTCCAGCAGCGCGTGTGGGAGGAACTGCGCCGCATCCCGCCGGGGCAGACGCTCAGCTACGGCCAACTCGCGGCCAGGCTCGGCCAGCCCAAGGCCAGCCGCGCGGTGGGCGGGGCGAACGGAGCGAACCATGTGGCGGTGCTGATCCCCTGCCACCGGGTAATCGCGGCGGACGGCAAGCTGGGCGGCTATGCCTACGGGCTGGAGATCAAGGCCGAACTGCTGCGGCGCGAGGGACAGTCCGGTTAA
- a CDS encoding DUF1971 domain-containing protein, which yields MTANRFALPEAVTSYRRIGPFTSANLPGGLLREHRLKEGNWGRVEVKSGSIGFVWDDDGADKGGVAVVRARQTIIVPPTVPHHLQSLGEEFELEIEFLSEG from the coding sequence TTGACCGCGAACCGCTTCGCTCTCCCGGAGGCGGTCACAAGCTATCGCCGCATCGGGCCGTTCACTTCCGCCAACCTCCCCGGCGGCCTGCTGCGCGAACATCGCCTGAAGGAAGGCAACTGGGGCAGGGTTGAAGTCAAGTCGGGCAGCATCGGCTTTGTCTGGGATGATGATGGGGCGGACAAGGGGGGCGTGGCGGTGGTGAGGGCCAGGCAAACCATCATCGTGCCGCCCACGGTTCCGCACCATCTGCAATCGCTGGGCGAGGAATTCGAATTGGAGATCGAGTTTCTTTCGGAAGGGTAA
- a CDS encoding methyltransferase domain-containing protein, with protein sequence MRKALPIIAALVATLALFFGAAFGFDASAVRVALGITPPLDVPYVTTRSAMVDAMLDMAQVAEGDHVIDLGTGDGRILLAAARDRGAGGLGVDLDPTLIEDAREEAERLGLSERVTFREQDLFATPLAEADVVTMFLLPEVNLRLRPRLLAELRPGARVVSNRFDMGDWRADEIRRVSGYNAYLWVVPAQVAGEWRLEVDGQAVPLVLEQRYQEVSGTATVAGEVRPIAAVLRGGELRFSFELDGERRAFAGVVAGERLVPADGAAWQAALVSE encoded by the coding sequence ATGCGCAAAGCCCTCCCCATCATCGCCGCGCTTGTCGCCACGCTCGCGCTGTTCTTCGGGGCGGCGTTCGGGTTCGATGCTTCGGCGGTGCGGGTTGCCTTGGGGATCACGCCGCCGCTCGATGTGCCCTATGTCACCACCCGCTCGGCCATGGTCGATGCCATGCTCGACATGGCGCAGGTGGCCGAGGGCGATCATGTGATCGACCTGGGCACCGGGGACGGGCGCATCCTGCTCGCCGCCGCGCGGGACCGGGGCGCGGGCGGCTTGGGCGTGGACCTCGATCCGACGCTGATCGAAGACGCGCGCGAGGAGGCGGAGCGGCTGGGCCTTTCGGAGCGCGTTACCTTCCGCGAGCAGGACCTGTTCGCAACCCCGCTGGCCGAGGCGGACGTGGTGACGATGTTCCTCCTCCCCGAAGTCAACCTGCGGCTGCGCCCGCGCCTGCTCGCCGAGCTGCGCCCCGGTGCCCGCGTGGTCAGCAACCGCTTCGACATGGGCGACTGGCGCGCCGACGAGATCCGCCGGGTGAGCGGGTACAACGCCTATCTGTGGGTGGTACCCGCGCAGGTGGCGGGGGAATGGCGGCTGGAGGTGGACGGGCAGGCGGTACCGCTGGTGCTCGAACAGCGCTACCAGGAAGTCAGCGGTACGGCGACGGTGGCGGGCGAGGTGCGCCCAATCGCGGCGGTGTTGCGTGGGGGGGAGCTGCGCTTCAGCTTCGAACTGGATGGCGAGCGGCGAGCATTTGCGGGCGTGGTGGCGGGGGAGCGGCTGGTTCCTGCCGATGGAGCAGCGTGGCAGGCCGCGCTGGTCAGCGAGTAG